One Phycisphaerae bacterium genomic window, ATTATTATTATCATCAGTGAAATATTTGAGATTAATTCCGATATTCGGGTCTAAACCGCCTTTTACCTCTAAATCTGAAACTGCTCCTGCCACCTTAAATAGTCCGAGACGATGTCCCGGCTTGCGGGTATCCCCCCAAAACCAGTAGATTTTATTTTTATAAACCAGGGCCTGCGTCGAATCCTGCCCCATGACAGAACTGTTGAATACAGGTGCACTGATTGGTGTCGGCAATCCTAATTTTACACTATCAGCATAAATTCCCTGACCGGTAATTCTGTATAATCTTTCGGCTCTGTTAATTCTCTTGATTTTTATTTCGCCGTATCCGCCGGGCCTGGTAACAAAAGCTTCGCCGGAGTAATTCCATCTGTCTTTGTATGAATCGTAACCGTGGCTTTTAACAAAAAACCAGACGTTTTTATCCATTAAACCGGGTTCGTAAAACGCGACTATGCCTGCACTATCGGTGTAGTAAACTATATCGTTTACGATGCTCAGTTCGACCAGGGGCACACCTCTGCCGGTTTGTTCGTCGATGACCTTTATTTGAAAATATGGGTTTGTTGTGCTAAAGGAAAATTCGGCAAATAACAATAGAATATAGATTAAATCGAATGTTTTACGTCGCATATTCTCGCCCGGATTCCTGTGAAAAAGTATTTTCTTGATTAGCAGTATTACGGAATATCAACGTTCAATACAGTACCAAATCTGCTTAAAAAATCAAGTTTTACTTTCGGAGTAAAGTTGTTGCGATTCGGATTTGTTCTGATATGATTTGAAACTGGTTAAAATTGTTATCATTTAATTTTATGGGATATTTATGGAAAAAATGGTTCATTTAATATGTAATGCGCATCTTGACCCGGTATGGCTTTGGGAATGGGAAGAAGGAGCGGCAGAAGTACTCTCGACATTCCGCACCGCCGCTGATTTATGCGAAAAGAACAAAACTTTCATTTTTAATCACAATGAAGTAATCCTGTATGAATGGGTGAAGGAATACGAACCCAGGCTTTTCGAGCGTATTAAGAAACTTGTCAAAGCCGGCAGGTGGCACATTATGGGCGGCTGGTATCTTCAGCCGGACTGCAATATGCCCTGCGGCGAGTCATTTGTTCGCCAGATTCTTGCGGGTCGTCAATATTTCAAAAAGAATTTCGGAATTAAACCGACAACAGCTATTAATTTTGACCCTTTTGGTCATAGTCGGGGACTTGTGCAGATACTTGCCAAATCCGGCTATGATTCATACCTGTTCGGCAGGCCGCAGCAGCAGTGGATGGAACTGAAAAATGACCTTTTTGTTTGGGTAGGGTTTGACGGCTCTGAGATTTTGGCAAAGAGATTCAGGGGCTGGTATCAGACCGGTCTTGGTAAAGCCAAAAAACAGGTTATCGAAAGGGTTGAACAATCGAAAGATAATATCGTGGAGATTCTATGGGGTGTAGGCAATCATGGTGGTGGGCCGAGCAAAAAAGATTTAGCCGATATTAACGGTCTAATAAAGCAGTTTAAGGGTGCCAAAGTATTGCATTCCACGCCTGAGGCTTATTTTGCACAGGTTTGTGATAGCAGTGCAGACCTTGAAAAGCGTCATGCGGATTTGAACCCATGGGCGATAGGCTGTTATACTTCCATGATTCGTATCAAGCAAAAGCATCGCAGGCTTGAAAACGAACTATATATGGCGGAAAAGATGGCATCTTCCGCTGCGGCTAACGGGCTTTTAAAATATCCGCATGATGAATTTACCTCGGCATCCAGAGATTTAATGTTCGCGCAGTTTCACGACATATTACCGGGATCATCAATTCAGCCGGTTGAAGAGGCGGCATTGCGGACGATGGATCATGGATTGGAGATTATTTCAAAAATAAAGACTCGTTGTTTCTTTGCTTTTGCCTCCGGGCAGAAGAAAGCCAAAGAAGGACAGATTCCTGTTATGATTTATAACCCGCATCCGAATAATATCGCCGGTGTTTTTGAATGTGAATTTAATCTGGCTGATTTTAATAACGCAGGAACTTTCACGAATATTAAAGTTTTTCATAACGGCAGAATTGTCCCCAGTCAGATTGAAAAGGAATCAAGTAATTTTGCGATGGAATGGCGAAAGCGAATAGTGTTCCATGCCGAGTTGGAACCATGCCAGATGAATAGATTTGATTGTGCGTTAGAAACAATTGATAAAAAGCCTGCCGTTCAAAAGGCTTCAAAGAATGGTAAAATTATTTTTGACAATTCTCAGTTAAAGGTTGTTGTTAA contains:
- a CDS encoding glycoside hydrolase family 38 C-terminal domain-containing protein yields the protein MVHLICNAHLDPVWLWEWEEGAAEVLSTFRTAADLCEKNKTFIFNHNEVILYEWVKEYEPRLFERIKKLVKAGRWHIMGGWYLQPDCNMPCGESFVRQILAGRQYFKKNFGIKPTTAINFDPFGHSRGLVQILAKSGYDSYLFGRPQQQWMELKNDLFVWVGFDGSEILAKRFRGWYQTGLGKAKKQVIERVEQSKDNIVEILWGVGNHGGGPSKKDLADINGLIKQFKGAKVLHSTPEAYFAQVCDSSADLEKRHADLNPWAIGCYTSMIRIKQKHRRLENELYMAEKMASSAAANGLLKYPHDEFTSASRDLMFAQFHDILPGSSIQPVEEAALRTMDHGLEIISKIKTRCFFAFASGQKKAKEGQIPVMIYNPHPNNIAGVFECEFNLADFNNAGTFTNIKVFHNGRIVPSQIEKESSNFAMEWRKRIVFHAELEPCQMNRFDCALETIDKKPAVQKASKNGKIIFDNSQLKVVVNTKTGLIDKYSVNGVDFVGKGAFCPVVLEDSEDPWEMRKAGFGKAIGKFKLLDKTSGTKFSGLNGVKLDSVRIVEDGDVRTVVEAVFGFEESFICQKYKLPKTGTEFEVETRVYWNQKNRLLKLQIPVTDAGSDYFGQTAFGTQQLPSNGNEAVAQKWVAVVNSKSDKCFSCINDGIYGSDFSGRILRLTLLRSPAYSGHPIGDNEILKPDRFISRIDQGERLFRFWINGGAVDNRLEKIENEALAKNENPFALSFFPDGSGKKPKPFAVMNKTVIEISAVKKAENNNGWIIRLFNSSPKKQAARLKLPVLDIKTRLDFGPFEIKTLRVNSKGKIFEVNLMEEKI